GTCGGCGCGGGGCTGGCGGCCCGCTGAAGCGTCGTTCCGCGTACCGATGAAGGAAGGTCGAGCGCACCCGGCTCGGCCTGCTTTCGCTCGTTCGGGCCTACGGCAAGCACCGGTCTTTACCATCTGCGCGCATCGCGTTCCCCCGCCAACAGCCACCCGCAACCCAGCGTCGATCCGGCCCACTTCTTGCGTTGATGCCCAGTGAATGGCCGCGGACAGCGCTCCGGACGGCCAGAAACCGAAGGGGCGAGCGGCGCGGCTATCACCACGCGCTCACAGCGGGAACGGGTGTCTCATGTATCAGTATCGTCACGACGGCTCGGACGCGGGCCTTGCGATCGCCGGCGCGCGGCGGGCCGACGGCTTCGAAATCGAGCCCATCACGCCGGACATCATGGCGCTGCTGGCGACGCTCTGGCGGCGCAAGCTCTGGATGGTGGCGCTCGCTGGCATCCTCGGACTGGTCGCGCTCGCCGTTTATCTCGCCGTGCCACCGCGCTTCGATGCGACAGCGAGCGTGCTGATCGATCCGCGCGGTCTGCAGGTGGTCGAAAACGAAGTGACGCCACGCAGCGCGACATCGGAGTCGAACGGCGCGATCGTCGAGAGCCAGAAGCGCGTCATGATCTCCGATCCCGTGCTGACCCAGGTGGTGCTGCGCGAAGGGCTGGCCGAGGACAGCGATTTCGGCGCGCGCGAACCGGGCCTGCTCGCCAGCATCAAGCAGGCCGTCAAGGGACTCCTCGGCGGCTCGAGCAAGCCGACGGACCCGGCCGTCAAGGCGCTGCGCATCCTGCGCCAGTCGGTGCGCACGCAGCGCGTCGTCGGCTCGTTCGTGATCGACCTCACGGTGCGCGCCAGCTCACCCGACAAGGCGGCCCGGATCGCCAATGCCATCGCGGCGGTCTATCTGCAGTCCGAGTTCGCGAGCCATGGCGACATGGCGCGGCGCACGTCGGCGGCGCTCGAGGCGCGGCTCGATGAACTGCGCCGCAGCGTGCAGATCGCCGAAGACAAGATCGAGGCCTTCAAGGCCGAGAACAACATCGTCGGCGTCGGCGGACGGTTGGTCGGCGAACAGCAGCTCTCGGAAGCCAATACCCAGCTGACCCAGGCCCGCACCGCCGCCGCCCGCGCCCAGAGCCGCTACGATCAGGTCCGGTTGCTCAAGCAGACCGGTGCCAGCGCCGACGCGATCGCGGAGGCCGTGCAATCGGCAACGATCCGCCAGCTCCGCGCGAGGCTCGCGGCCGCGAACCAGAGCGCGGTCGCCCTCGCATCGCAACTGCGCTCCGGCCATCCGCGCATGGCAGCCGCCAATGCGGAGGTCGCCGATCTCAAGCGCGAACTCGCCGCCGAACTCGGCCGCATCGAGCGCACGGCCGCGCTCGAACTGGAGCGCGCCAACGCCGATGCCAAACGCCTGCAGGCCGACCTCGACCGGCTGACGGATCGCGCCGTCGAGACCAGCGGGGCGATGGTTCAGATGCGCGAACTGGAGCGCGAGGCGGCCGCGGCCCGTCAGGTCTATCAGACGTTCCTCGTGCGGGCCCGCGAGATCAGCGAGCAGCAGGGTCTCGACACCTCGCTGACGCGCATCATCTCGCCGGCCGTGCCGCCGAGCGAGCGCTCCGGTGCCTCCCTGGCGATGCTGCTCGGGGGCGCGCTGTTCGTCGGGCTCGGGCTCGGGGCCGTGCTGGCACTCATCCGCGAGTATGCCGATCGCACGGTGCGTTCGCCCAAGCGCCTCGTGCGGGCGATGGACCTGCCGCTGCTCAGCGTCGTGCCGGGCATGGTCGACCTCGGCGTACCCGGCGCCCCGGCAGGTGTGGCGGGCGTCAACGGTCCGATCCCGGACCACATGCCGGCGGTCGTGGAACGCGGCGGCGATAATGCGCAGTCGCGCGCTTTCGCTCAGCTGCGCACCCAGCTCGTGCAAATGAACCCCGGGGCGAAGGGGGCCCGCAAGGTGCTGGTGACGGCCGCAGGGCCCGAGCAGGGCAAGTCAACCGTGGCGCTCAACCTGGCGCTGTCGGCGGCCCGTGAGAACGAGCGCGTCGTGCTGGTCGACGGCGATCCCGTGCGCCGCTACATGAGCCGCATCCTGATGCCGGGCGCGCCGACGGGTCTTGCCGAATTGTCGGCAGGCGCCGTCGAGGCCGCCAATGCCCGGTTCCATGACGAGGAGAACGGCATCTGGTTCGTCGCGGCCCAGTCCGGTGACCGCAAGTTCACGCAGCGCCTCACCCTCATGGGCCTCGGCAAGGCGCTCTCCAGCCTCGAGCAGGATTGCGACCTCATCGTCATTGATGGTGGTGTTCCCGGGGTCGATGCCTCGCTGCACATGCTGGCCGATCTGGTCGACGACATCGTCGTGGTGACGCGCGAGGGTGTGACCGATCTCGACGAACTGACTCGGGCAACGGGTGCCCTCGCCAGCCGGCGGGACCGCATTCGCGGGCTGGTGCTGCTGGCCTCCTGAGCCGGTGGTAAGGTGGGCGGCCTGGCGCGCGCGACGGGCGCGCCCATCGGCCGGCCGCCTCCTCAGGCTCCGAGCAGGCGGCGCAGCACGACCACCGAGACGATGCCGACGGCGAACGTCGCAAAGAGCGGGAGCCGAAAGCCCGCGATCGCGGTCGCCAGGGCCGCCAGCCAGGTCGCCGGGCCCGCACTCGCAATGCTCGGCGCGATGACGGAGGTCAGAATGGCGACCGGCAGGGCGTCGAGAGCAGCCTGCAGCACGCGACCCGGGCGAATGCGACTGAGCAGCAATACGCCGGCGCTGCGCGTCGCGTAGGTGGCAAGGCCCATGGCGAGGATCGCGAGCAGAGAGTCCGGCGTGACGGTCACGGTCCGTCCTCCTCGATCGGCGTCGCGTTGGCCGCCGGTGACGCGGTGGAGACCCGCCAGGCGAGCAGCGCGGCAACGCTCATGCCGGCAGCCGCGCCCGCGATGATGTACCAGGTGCCCTCGACGTGGTGCTCGACGACGATGGCCGCGAGCGCTGAAGCGAGCACGACCAGCCCCGTTTCGCGCCCCTTCCAGAAGCCGACGATGAGGCCGATGAAGAGCGCGGCGAAGGCGAAGTCGAAACCGAAGCGCGCCGGGTCGGACAGCAGGTTGCCGACGAGCGCCCCGATCAGCGTGAAGACGTTCCAGTTGACGTAGAGCGAGAGGGCGAGCCCGAAATAGTAGGCGGTCGTCAGGGGCGCGAGGCGCGCCCTTCGCTCGGCCAGCGCCCAGGTTTCGTCGGTCAGCAGGAACAACCCCGACCAACGGGCACGCGGCCCGAAGCGGCCGAGGGAGCGCGCGAGCGACGCCCCCATCATGACATGGCGCAGGTTGATGACCAGCGCGGTTGCCGCGAGCGTCAGCCAGGGAGCAGGCTCGCGCCAGATTTCGATGGCGACGAACTGGGCGCTACCAGCAAAGACGATGGCGCTCATGAGTACCGTTTCGAGCGGCGTTAGCCCCTTCTGGACGGCGAGCGCGCCAAAGAGCAGCCCGATCGGCGCGGCCGCGGCCAGCACCGGCAGCTGATCGCGAACGCCAAGGAGGAATTCGTCACGCGACGTGCCGGTCATCGTCGATGAGATCCGTGATCGAAAAAGGGACGGGAGCAGAGGGGGACGGGGCGCGGCAGCGGCGCCACCGTCGGCCGCTTATCACGGCGACCCGATCAAGGCCAACCATTCCTCCTCGCTCATGACGCGCACACCGAGTTCGGCGGCCTTCTTCAATTTGGAGCCGGCCGCCGCCCCGGCGATCACGATGTCCGTCTTGCCGGAGACCGAGCCGGCCACCTTGGCGCCGAGCCGCTCGGCCTGGGCCTTGGCCTCGGCGCGTCCGAGGCGCTCGAGCGTGCCGGTGAAGACCACCGTCAGGCCGGCGACGGGCGAACCAGCGGTGTCGGGGGCAAAAAAGGGCGCCACCCTGATCTCGGCGAGGAGGTCGTCGACGGCCTTGACGTTGTGGGGCTCGGCAAAGAATTCGGCGAGTGCCTCGCAGGCCACCTCGCCGATGCCGTCGATGCTGTCCAGTTCGCCATAGGCCGCCCCCTCGCGGTCGGTCGTGGCGCGCATGGCTTCGATGAAGGCCTCGATGGTGACATAACTGCGGGCGAGCACGCGCGCCGTCGTCTCGCCGACATGACGCACGCCGAGGGCATAGATGAAGCGATCGAGCG
The sequence above is a segment of the Hyphomicrobiales bacterium genome. Coding sequences within it:
- a CDS encoding branched-chain amino acid ABC transporter permease, whose protein sequence is MTGTSRDEFLLGVRDQLPVLAAAAPIGLLFGALAVQKGLTPLETVLMSAIVFAGSAQFVAIEIWREPAPWLTLAATALVINLRHVMMGASLARSLGRFGPRARWSGLFLLTDETWALAERRARLAPLTTAYYFGLALSLYVNWNVFTLIGALVGNLLSDPARFGFDFAFAALFIGLIVGFWKGRETGLVVLASALAAIVVEHHVEGTWYIIAGAAAGMSVAALLAWRVSTASPAANATPIEEDGP